A window of the Bacteroidales bacterium genome harbors these coding sequences:
- a CDS encoding putative DNA-binding domain-containing protein, which produces MQLLKTHKYQSNLAQYCRSGNYISIPGVNEKRVDRYRNLIYSIVDDSLQSAFPLTYDLLEKHEWNNMVDNFFSSHKCQSPLVWKMPKELPNYLQEANYPLLHKYPQLKDLLLLEWFEVEIYMMEDKEVEIHVTTGTLSTDNFVINPELTIIPLSYPVHLKNASNITDKDAGQYFVSLHREPKTGKVLFTDIKYPHLEILEKLANEKADFKALLEIFKKYASEENAIIALRQFLKAALNSKLILGFTK; this is translated from the coding sequence ATGCAACTGCTTAAAACCCATAAATATCAAAGTAATTTAGCGCAGTATTGCCGTAGTGGAAATTACATTTCCATCCCCGGTGTAAATGAAAAAAGGGTGGACAGATACCGTAATCTTATTTACAGCATTGTCGACGACAGCCTGCAATCTGCTTTTCCGCTTACTTATGATCTTTTGGAAAAACACGAGTGGAATAATATGGTAGATAATTTTTTCAGCAGTCATAAATGCCAATCGCCATTGGTTTGGAAAATGCCAAAAGAACTGCCCAACTATCTACAGGAGGCTAATTATCCCCTTCTTCATAAATATCCTCAACTTAAAGATTTACTCTTATTGGAGTGGTTTGAAGTTGAAATATATATGATGGAAGATAAGGAAGTCGAAATCCATGTCACAACGGGTACTCTGAGCACGGATAATTTTGTAATAAATCCTGAACTAACCATTATTCCATTGTCTTACCCTGTTCATCTAAAAAACGCATCAAATATTACGGATAAAGATGCGGGACAGTATTTTGTTTCCTTACATAGAGAGCCGAAAACGGGAAAGGTTCTGTTTACAGATATCAAATATCCACATTTGGAAATTCTTGAAAAGCTTGCTAATGAAAAGGCTGATTTTAAGGCTTTGCTCGAAATATTTAAAAAATATGCTTCGGAAGAAAATGCTATAATTGCTTTAAGGCAATTTTTAAAAGCGGCTTTGAATTCCAAACTTATTCTTGGGTTTACGAAATAA
- a CDS encoding DUF692 domain-containing protein has translation MVGIGFRKDFSEEFLEGTLLKPDFIEVAPENWMGIGGYWKKIFKELTEKHPLFLHGLSLSIGSPDELDYSFLKSVKEFIQEYKPLVYSEHLSFSKCDNAHLYDLLPIPFTGDAVKHVANRIRQVQDYLGQKIAIENVSYYTSVAAEMSEIEFINAVLAEADCDLLLDVNNVYVNSFNHQYNPNEFIKQLPLERVKYIHMAGHTKVSDDLIIDTHGEAIIDTVYDLFDFTLKQIQRDVPVLLERDFNIPELPELQEEIMRLKAIIANATKIPTYATA, from the coding sequence ATGGTAGGAATAGGATTTAGAAAAGATTTTTCGGAGGAGTTCTTAGAAGGAACCTTATTGAAGCCCGATTTTATTGAAGTCGCTCCCGAAAACTGGATGGGCATTGGCGGTTACTGGAAAAAGATTTTCAAGGAACTTACAGAAAAACATCCGCTTTTCTTGCATGGATTATCGCTTTCTATTGGTAGTCCCGATGAGTTGGATTACTCTTTTTTAAAATCAGTAAAAGAATTTATACAAGAGTATAAACCCTTGGTTTATTCAGAGCATTTAAGCTTTTCTAAATGCGATAATGCCCACCTCTACGATTTACTTCCCATTCCTTTTACCGGAGATGCAGTAAAACATGTGGCTAATAGAATACGTCAAGTACAGGATTATTTGGGGCAAAAAATTGCTATCGAAAATGTAAGTTATTATACGTCTGTTGCCGCTGAAATGAGCGAAATAGAATTTATCAATGCCGTTTTAGCTGAAGCGGATTGTGATTTGCTTCTTGATGTAAACAATGTATATGTAAATAGTTTTAATCATCAATACAATCCTAATGAATTTATAAAACAGCTTCCGCTGGAAAGGGTAAAATACATCCATATGGCGGGACATACAAAAGTATCCGATGATCTTATTATTGATACTCATGGCGAAGCTATTATCGATACTGTTTATGATTTATTCGACTTTACCTTAAAACAAATTCAACGTGATGTCCCGGTTCTTTTAGAAAGAGATTTTAATATTCCCGAGTTGCCGGAATTACAAGAAGAAATTATGCGATTGAAAGCCATAATAGCAAACGCAACTAAAATACCGACTTATGCAACTGCTTAA
- the rsgA gene encoding ribosome small subunit-dependent GTPase A, with amino-acid sequence MEGIVIKSTGSWYLVKTIEGNIFKCKIKGRFKTQGIKSTNPIAAGDKVSFIVQKEEGVGFINKIHTRQNYIVRKATKLSSRSHIIAANIDYAILVISLAFPRTSTGFIDRFLLTAEAYHIPAVLVFNKIDLHDKKLNEQLEKWMSLYRKIGYQCFALSAKNKEGIEPLKKLIKNKTSLFSGHSGVGKSALVNTIQPGLQLKTSKVSESNEKGTHTTTFAEMHPLDFGGYIIDTPGIRGFGLVDFIPEEVPNYFPEFRQFSSSCKFSNCTHTHEPECAVIKAVNNGEIAESRYNNYLAIIKDDYFSEKPY; translated from the coding sequence TTGGAAGGAATAGTAATAAAATCGACAGGTAGCTGGTATCTTGTAAAAACAATAGAAGGAAATATCTTTAAATGTAAAATAAAAGGACGTTTCAAAACTCAAGGTATTAAAAGCACTAATCCTATTGCTGCCGGCGATAAGGTATCGTTTATTGTACAAAAGGAAGAGGGGGTTGGCTTTATCAATAAAATTCATACTCGACAAAACTATATTGTTAGAAAAGCGACAAAGTTAAGCAGTCGTAGTCATATTATTGCAGCTAATATAGATTATGCCATTTTGGTTATTTCTTTAGCCTTCCCAAGAACTTCAACGGGTTTTATCGATCGGTTTTTACTTACCGCAGAAGCTTATCATATTCCTGCTGTTTTAGTATTTAATAAAATTGATTTACACGATAAAAAGCTAAATGAACAACTGGAAAAGTGGATGAGTTTATATCGAAAGATTGGTTATCAATGTTTTGCTTTATCAGCTAAAAATAAAGAAGGAATAGAACCCTTGAAAAAACTTATTAAAAATAAAACCAGTTTATTTAGCGGACATAGCGGAGTGGGGAAATCGGCTTTAGTAAATACTATTCAACCCGGCTTGCAATTAAAAACATCCAAAGTATCCGAATCTAATGAAAAAGGAACGCATACTACTACTTTTGCCGAAATGCACCCATTAGATTTTGGTGGATATATTATTGATACTCCCGGTATTAGAGGATTTGGATTGGTGGATTTTATTCCCGAAGAAGTACCAAACTATTTTCCGGAATTTCGGCAATTTTCTTCAAGTTGTAAATTTAGTAATTGTACACATACCCATGAACCCGAATGTGCCGTAATAAAGGCTGTTAACAATGGTGAAATTGCCGAATCGAGATATAATAACTATCTTGCCATCATTAAGGATGATTATTTTTCCGAAAAACCATATTAA
- a CDS encoding CBS domain-containing protein yields MLAIELISEYIVPLKTSDTALTALSLMEEFKVKNLPIVNDKLFLGLISENDIYAYNQFEEAVGAHPIAKSQIAITKNKHIYDVLTAFQQNNLSLLPVIDGENQYLGSIHSWTLVSRLAEITGVVNPGGIIVLEMNIHDYSLSQIAQIIESNNSKLINLYSRTYHDSTKMEVTLKLNTMDIEAILQTFDRYDYKVRAFYSHENLNAKLQDNYDALMNYLNI; encoded by the coding sequence ATGCTCGCGATAGAATTGATAAGTGAATATATTGTACCATTAAAGACTTCTGATACCGCATTAACGGCATTAAGTTTAATGGAAGAATTTAAAGTTAAGAATCTGCCCATTGTAAACGATAAATTGTTTTTAGGACTTATTTCCGAAAATGATATTTATGCTTATAATCAATTTGAAGAGGCTGTGGGAGCACATCCAATTGCCAAATCTCAGATTGCAATTACAAAAAACAAACATATATATGATGTATTAACTGCTTTTCAACAAAATAATTTAAGTTTATTGCCCGTTATTGATGGAGAAAACCAATATTTAGGATCTATACATTCATGGACTTTAGTAAGTCGATTAGCAGAAATTACCGGAGTTGTTAACCCGGGAGGAATTATTGTTTTAGAAATGAATATTCATGATTATTCCTTATCACAAATTGCACAAATTATAGAATCAAATAATTCAAAACTTATTAATTTATATTCTCGCACCTACCACGATTCCACAAAAATGGAAGTAACATTAAAACTAAATACCATGGACATTGAAGCGATATTACAAACCTTTGATAGATATGACTATAAAGTAAGAGCGTTTTATTCACATGAAAATCTTAATGCCAAATTGCAAGATAATTACGATGCCCTAATGAACTATTTGAACATATAA